The following proteins are co-located in the Pseudomonas fluorescens genome:
- the cheR gene encoding protein-glutamate O-methyltransferase CheR: MSTGNLDFEQFRVFLEKACGILLGENKQYLVSSRLNKLMEQQGIKSLGELVQRIQGQPRSGLKEMVVDAMTTNETLWFRDTYPFEVLKSKVLPEAIKASPGQRLRIWSAACSSGQEPYSISMSIDEFERTNMGQLKAGAQIVATDLSGTMLTNCKTGEYDSLALGRGLSQERLQRYFDSKGAGRWAVKAPIKSRVEFRSFNLLDSYASLGKFDMVFCRNVLIYFSAEVKKDILLRIHGTLKRGGYLFLGASEALNGLPDHYQMVQCSPGIIYQAK; encoded by the coding sequence TTGTCTACGGGTAATTTGGATTTCGAACAGTTCCGGGTCTTCCTGGAAAAAGCCTGTGGCATATTGCTTGGTGAAAACAAGCAATACCTGGTATCCAGCCGTCTCAACAAGCTGATGGAACAGCAGGGCATCAAGTCCCTGGGTGAGTTGGTTCAGCGTATTCAGGGGCAGCCACGCAGCGGGCTCAAAGAAATGGTGGTCGATGCGATGACCACCAATGAAACCTTATGGTTTCGCGACACCTACCCTTTCGAAGTGCTCAAGAGCAAGGTGCTGCCGGAGGCCATCAAGGCCAGCCCGGGCCAGCGGCTGCGAATCTGGTCGGCTGCCTGCTCTTCGGGGCAGGAACCGTATTCGATTTCGATGTCCATCGACGAGTTCGAGCGGACCAACATGGGGCAACTGAAGGCCGGCGCGCAAATTGTCGCCACCGATCTGTCCGGCACGATGCTCACCAATTGCAAAACGGGTGAGTACGACAGCCTGGCCCTGGGCCGTGGTTTGTCCCAGGAACGCCTGCAGCGTTACTTCGACTCCAAAGGCGCGGGGCGTTGGGCCGTCAAGGCGCCCATCAAGAGCCGGGTGGAGTTTCGTTCGTTCAACTTGCTCGACAGCTACGCCAGCCTGGGCAAGTTCGACATGGTGTTCTGCCGCAACGTGCTGATCTACTTTTCGGCGGAAGTGAAGAAGGACATCCTGTTGCGCATTCACGGCACGCTCAAGCGCGGCGGTTACCTGTTCCTCGGGGCGTCCGAGGCGTTGAACGGCCTGCCGGATCATTACCA
- a CDS encoding chemotaxis protein CheV produces the protein MAGVMDSVNQRTQLVGQNRLELLLFRLDGKQLYGINVFKVREVLQCPKLTIMPKSSPVVCGVANIRGATIPILDLALATSSAGLQDRENPFVIITEYNTKTQGFLVRSVERIVNMNWEEIHPPPKGTGRDHYLTAVTRVDNQLVEIIDVEKILAEVAPTSESISVGVVDAETAHKAISLRVLTVDDSSVARKQVSRCLQTVGVEVVALNDGRQALDYLRKLVDEGKKPEEEFLMMISDIEMPEMDGYTLTAEIRNDPRMQKLHIILHTSLSGVFNQAMVKKVGADDFLAKFRPDDLASRVVDRIKAADHS, from the coding sequence ATGGCAGGAGTAATGGATTCAGTAAACCAGCGCACACAGCTGGTAGGGCAGAATCGCCTGGAGTTGTTGCTTTTCCGCCTGGATGGCAAACAGCTGTACGGCATCAATGTGTTTAAAGTGCGGGAAGTGTTGCAGTGCCCCAAGCTCACCATAATGCCCAAATCCAGCCCTGTGGTCTGCGGCGTGGCCAACATTCGTGGCGCGACCATACCGATTCTTGACTTGGCCCTGGCCACGAGTTCCGCCGGTCTGCAGGACCGCGAGAACCCGTTCGTGATCATCACCGAGTACAACACCAAGACCCAGGGTTTCCTGGTGCGCTCGGTGGAGCGCATCGTCAACATGAACTGGGAGGAGATCCATCCGCCACCCAAGGGCACCGGGCGCGATCACTACCTCACGGCGGTGACGCGGGTCGATAACCAGTTGGTGGAAATTATCGACGTGGAGAAGATCCTCGCCGAAGTGGCCCCTACCTCGGAATCGATCTCGGTGGGCGTCGTGGACGCCGAGACCGCGCACAAGGCGATTTCCCTGCGTGTGCTCACGGTGGATGACTCCTCGGTGGCACGCAAACAGGTGAGCCGCTGCCTGCAAACCGTCGGTGTGGAAGTGGTGGCGCTCAACGATGGTCGCCAGGCCCTGGATTACCTGCGCAAGCTGGTGGATGAAGGCAAGAAGCCGGAAGAAGAATTCTTGATGATGATTTCCGACATCGAGATGCCAGAAATGGACGGCTATACCCTGACGGCCGAGATACGTAACGATCCACGCATGCAAAAATTGCATATCATCCTGCATACTTCGTTGTCGGGCGTATTCAATCAGGCGATGGTCAAGAAAGTCGGTGCCGATGACTTTTTGGCCAAATTCCGTCCTGATGACCTGGCATCCCGGGTTGTCGACCGGATCAAGGCAGCAGATCACAGCTAG
- the flgA gene encoding flagellar basal body P-ring formation chaperone FlgA, whose translation MNLITTVSRRLRLPRYSRLLCVSMALLALGSGVTARADNVTLPDLLIGVTQGFLEFTVEDYLATTQTPGRYEIQVNPLDPRLRMPMCDKELTASLESPAQPIGRVTVKVRCEGASPWTVFVPAQVKLFRDVVVVTRPLKRTGIIGFEDVALRERDISLINQGYLTSLDQAVGQKLTRPMVTDQVITLVHLEQAEVIRKGDQVVISASSGGLTVKMPGEALSNGGMSEQIRVKNLNSNRVIKAQVTAPGQVEVAL comes from the coding sequence ATGAACCTTATAACGACAGTTTCCCGACGCCTTCGCCTCCCACGGTATAGCAGATTGCTCTGCGTCTCGATGGCACTGCTCGCCTTGGGCTCGGGCGTCACGGCACGTGCAGATAACGTCACCTTGCCTGATCTCCTTATCGGCGTCACTCAAGGCTTTCTTGAGTTCACTGTAGAAGATTATCTGGCGACCACACAGACACCTGGGCGTTATGAAATCCAAGTCAACCCGTTAGACCCACGCCTGCGCATGCCAATGTGCGACAAGGAATTGACGGCCTCACTGGAAAGCCCCGCCCAGCCCATCGGCCGCGTGACGGTAAAGGTGCGCTGCGAAGGTGCATCGCCCTGGACCGTGTTCGTGCCGGCACAGGTCAAACTGTTTCGCGATGTCGTGGTGGTCACTCGCCCGCTCAAACGCACGGGTATCATCGGTTTTGAAGACGTCGCCCTGCGCGAACGGGATATCAGCCTGATCAATCAGGGCTACCTCACCTCGCTGGATCAGGCGGTCGGGCAAAAACTGACCCGACCAATGGTGACCGATCAGGTCATCACATTGGTCCACCTGGAACAGGCTGAAGTGATTCGCAAGGGCGACCAGGTGGTGATTTCCGCCAGCAGTGGCGGGCTGACCGTCAAGATGCCGGGCGAGGCGCTGTCCAACGGCGGCATGAGCGAACAGATTCGAGTCAAGAACCTCAATTCCAACCGTGTCATCAAGGCGCAGGTGACTGCACCAGGCCAAGTTGAGGTGGCGTTATAG
- the flgM gene encoding flagellar biosynthesis anti-sigma factor FlgM — protein MVIDFSRLNNTPALPGNTRTSGAKDSVEAKAQPLPAKAEQAGASQSGESVHLSNEAQQLQKVTDSLRDQPVVNKARVAELKQAVADGSYKVDSNRVASKLLNFEAER, from the coding sequence ATGGTCATTGATTTCAGTCGTTTGAATAACACCCCGGCTTTGCCCGGCAATACGCGCACCAGTGGTGCCAAGGACAGCGTAGAGGCCAAAGCCCAGCCCCTGCCCGCCAAGGCAGAACAGGCCGGCGCCAGCCAGAGTGGGGAATCGGTACACCTGAGCAATGAGGCTCAACAGTTGCAAAAGGTCACTGACTCGCTGCGCGATCAACCCGTTGTCAATAAAGCCCGCGTGGCCGAATTGAAGCAGGCGGTCGCCGATGGCAGCTATAAAGTCGACAGCAACCGTGTAGCCAGCAAGCTGCTTAACTTCGAAGCCGAGCGCTAG
- a CDS encoding flagella synthesis protein FlgN, whose product MHHDEHLLQLIIDDLAPTQQLLELLKEESLALYGRDMRLLEEILARKQSLIVLLEQHGKKRSEILISLGLPADHDGLAQLASHSSVGDQLLAQSTALNQLLAQCQEANLLNGQSIQLQQATTANQLRILHGGEPPALYNAQGSTSRLVKPSTRSQA is encoded by the coding sequence ATGCACCACGACGAACATTTGCTCCAACTGATCATTGATGATCTGGCGCCGACGCAACAGTTGCTCGAGCTGCTCAAAGAAGAATCCCTGGCCCTGTACGGCCGGGACATGCGCTTGCTGGAAGAAATTCTGGCGCGCAAGCAGTCGCTGATCGTGCTGCTGGAGCAGCATGGCAAGAAGCGCAGCGAAATTCTCATCAGCCTTGGCCTGCCGGCTGATCACGACGGCCTCGCACAACTGGCCAGCCATTCTTCGGTTGGCGATCAGTTGCTGGCGCAGAGCACCGCACTCAATCAGTTACTCGCCCAGTGCCAGGAAGCCAACCTGCTCAATGGCCAGTCGATCCAGCTTCAGCAAGCTACGACCGCCAACCAGCTGCGTATACTTCACGGCGGAGAACCTCCGGCGCTTTACAACGCCCAAGGTTCTACCTCACGTCTGGTCAAGCCAAGCACCCGCAGCCAAGCCTGA
- a CDS encoding flagellar brake protein — MFNALNAEDAPQPPKVLTTPLEIASTLRMLQESHDPLIITFHERSQRFQSYLVAVDRDSKTLALDEMIPRDGERYLENGEPFRIEGFHEGVRVAWESNGTLTISEKDGHRIYTGSMPAEVVYHQRRNAFRAALKLAQLVNIELGGEKLKAPISGKLLDISATGCKLRFEGDISERLQLGQVYDRFIAALPFGSMTTSVELRYLHFEDKINTTFAGVRFHNMSGLVQRQVERFVYQLQREARRFDKDDDF, encoded by the coding sequence GTGTTCAACGCCCTTAATGCGGAAGATGCTCCGCAGCCACCCAAGGTGCTCACCACGCCTCTGGAAATCGCCAGCACATTACGGATGCTGCAAGAGAGTCATGATCCGCTGATCATCACCTTCCACGAACGCAGTCAGCGCTTCCAGAGCTACCTGGTGGCCGTTGACCGGGACAGCAAGACACTGGCGCTGGACGAAATGATCCCCCGTGACGGTGAACGTTATCTCGAGAATGGTGAGCCGTTCCGTATCGAAGGCTTCCATGAAGGTGTGCGCGTCGCTTGGGAAAGCAACGGCACGCTGACCATCAGCGAAAAAGACGGCCATCGCATCTACACCGGCAGCATGCCTGCCGAGGTGGTCTACCATCAGCGCCGCAATGCCTTCCGGGCCGCGTTGAAGCTGGCGCAACTGGTCAACATCGAACTGGGTGGCGAAAAACTCAAGGCGCCCATCAGCGGCAAGTTGCTGGATATATCCGCCACTGGCTGCAAGTTGCGCTTTGAAGGGGATATTTCCGAACGCCTGCAGCTGGGCCAGGTCTATGACCGCTTTATCGCCGCCCTGCCCTTCGGCAGCATGACCACTTCCGTCGAACTGCGTTACCTGCACTTCGAAGACAAGATCAACACCACCTTCGCCGGCGTGCGCTTCCACAACATGAGCGGGCTGGTGCAGCGCCAGGTGGAACGTTTTGTGTACCAGCTACAGCGCGAAGCGCGGCGGTTCGACAAGGACGACGATTTTTAA
- a CDS encoding MFS transporter, whose product MRQIWKSFRALYFASLMMLIGSGLLSTYLALRLAADHVDSLWVGALMAANYFGLVLGGKIGHRLIARVGHIRAYATCAGIVGAAVLGHGLINWLPAWIVLRMIVGLGMMCQYMVIESWLNEQADAKQRGVVFSGYMIASYLGLVLGQLILVMHPELGLELLMLVALCFALCLVPVAMTRRIHPAPLHPAPMEPRFFIKRVPQSLSTVLGAGLIVGSFYGLAPLYASQQGLTTEQVGLFMGSCIFAGLLVQWPLGWLSDRYDRALLIRCFALCLAVAALPLAVMTHVPLEVLFVAGFLCSLVQFCLYPLAVAFSNDHVEGDRRVSLTAMLLVTYGVGASVGPLLAGVVMKLFGSHMLYAFFSLCALILVWRIRPKAVTNLHQVDDAPLHHVAMPDSMSSSPLVACLDPRVDEAVVQEQMQTVVPDPEPEAEADPQSPADEPAFEGPPEPLGPDDHPHDLSRARP is encoded by the coding sequence ATGCGCCAAATCTGGAAATCTTTTCGAGCCCTTTATTTCGCCTCCTTGATGATGTTGATCGGGTCCGGCCTGCTCAGTACTTACCTTGCATTGCGCCTGGCGGCCGACCATGTCGACAGCTTATGGGTGGGTGCGCTCATGGCGGCCAACTACTTTGGCCTGGTGCTGGGTGGCAAGATCGGTCACCGCCTGATCGCCCGGGTCGGGCACATTCGTGCATATGCCACCTGCGCCGGGATTGTCGGTGCAGCGGTGCTCGGGCATGGCCTGATCAACTGGCTGCCGGCCTGGATCGTGCTGCGGATGATTGTGGGTCTGGGCATGATGTGCCAATACATGGTCATCGAAAGCTGGCTCAACGAGCAGGCGGATGCCAAGCAGCGAGGCGTGGTGTTCAGCGGCTATATGATCGCGTCCTACCTGGGGTTGGTGTTGGGTCAGTTGATCCTGGTGATGCACCCCGAGCTCGGTCTTGAATTGCTGATGCTGGTCGCTTTGTGCTTTGCGTTGTGCCTGGTGCCCGTGGCCATGACGCGACGGATTCACCCAGCGCCCCTGCATCCCGCCCCGATGGAGCCGCGCTTCTTTATCAAGCGGGTGCCACAGTCGCTCAGTACGGTTTTGGGCGCGGGGTTGATCGTGGGTTCGTTCTACGGTTTGGCGCCGCTCTACGCCTCACAGCAGGGGCTGACCACTGAACAGGTCGGTCTGTTTATGGGTAGCTGCATTTTCGCCGGTCTGCTGGTGCAATGGCCGTTGGGCTGGTTGTCGGACCGTTATGACCGGGCCTTGTTGATTCGCTGCTTTGCCTTGTGTCTGGCGGTGGCGGCGTTGCCGTTGGCGGTGATGACCCACGTGCCTTTGGAAGTGCTGTTCGTGGCTGGGTTCTTGTGTTCGCTGGTGCAATTCTGCCTGTACCCGCTGGCGGTAGCGTTTTCCAACGACCATGTTGAGGGTGATCGCCGAGTGTCGCTGACGGCCATGTTGCTGGTGACTTACGGGGTTGGTGCGAGTGTCGGGCCACTCTTGGCCGGTGTGGTCATGAAGCTGTTCGGCAGCCACATGCTGTATGCGTTTTTCAGCCTGTGTGCGTTGATTCTGGTCTGGCGTATTCGGCCGAAAGCGGTGACCAACCTGCATCAGGTGGATGATGCGCCACTGCACCACGTGGCGATGCCCGACAGCATGTCCAGCTCGCCGCTGGTCGCGTGCCTGGACCCCCGCGTTGACGAGGCGGTGGTGCAGGAGCAGATGCAGACCGTGGTGCCTGACCCCGAACCGGAGGCTGAAGCGGATCCGCAGTCGCCAGCCGATGAGCCGGCGTTCGAAGGGCCGCCGGAGCCGCTCGGCCCAGACGACCATCCTCACGATCTGAGCAGGGCGCGCCCCTGA
- a CDS encoding site-specific integrase → MKEKLTAKLLGSLQVTGNEYEVHDTTVGGLFVRVTAAGAKSYVVSWARGRKKTLGRVGILTLDQARTEATQYLAEARSHGEPLAVTQGRRGATLPSLRDFIEDTYMPWFKAHHKGHEKTQHTLSNNFDPIMAQRLDAITGRDLEQIRTGWMQAGNKASTVNRKMGSISGVFSRAVEWEYIDTHPLTKLKQLKVDSKGVIRYLAADETKRLREALDARQDEMRVERESANTWRTDRHREPMPSLLQLPFTDHLKPMVLVSLNTGMRRGELFDLKWSAVNFDTKTITVAGATTKTSDTRHIPMNKETIGVLEAWKKQVSKSPYVFPGQSGGRFEDVKSAWLKLLERAQIDGFRWHDMRHDFASRLVVAGVPLNTVRDLMGHADIKMTLRYAHLAPGTKAAAVELI, encoded by the coding sequence TTGAAAGAGAAGCTAACAGCCAAACTGCTGGGATCACTGCAGGTCACTGGCAACGAATACGAAGTTCACGATACCACCGTCGGCGGTCTATTCGTGCGTGTTACTGCCGCAGGTGCAAAGTCTTACGTCGTCTCCTGGGCCCGTGGCCGGAAGAAGACTTTAGGCCGTGTCGGCATTCTCACGCTTGATCAAGCGCGCACTGAGGCAACTCAGTACCTCGCAGAAGCCAGATCACATGGAGAGCCTCTGGCGGTCACTCAAGGCCGAAGGGGCGCCACCCTGCCCTCCTTGCGTGACTTCATTGAAGACACCTATATGCCGTGGTTCAAGGCGCATCACAAAGGCCACGAGAAGACGCAGCACACCCTCAGTAATAACTTCGACCCAATCATGGCCCAGCGCCTGGACGCGATCACCGGGCGAGACCTGGAGCAGATCCGTACCGGATGGATGCAGGCCGGCAACAAGGCCTCGACGGTGAATAGAAAAATGGGCTCAATCAGTGGTGTTTTCAGTCGTGCCGTTGAGTGGGAGTACATCGATACACACCCGCTGACCAAGCTGAAACAGCTCAAAGTCGACTCAAAGGGGGTGATTCGCTACCTGGCTGCCGACGAGACCAAGCGGCTACGCGAGGCCTTGGACGCTCGACAGGATGAAATGAGGGTCGAGCGTGAGAGTGCGAACACTTGGCGGACGGACCGCCACAGAGAGCCGATGCCAAGCCTGCTGCAACTGCCCTTCACCGATCACCTGAAGCCAATGGTGTTGGTATCGTTGAATACCGGCATGAGGCGCGGAGAGCTGTTCGACCTGAAATGGTCAGCGGTGAACTTCGACACGAAGACAATCACAGTCGCCGGGGCCACCACCAAGACAAGCGATACGCGCCACATCCCGATGAACAAGGAGACTATTGGTGTGCTGGAAGCCTGGAAGAAGCAGGTGAGCAAGTCGCCGTATGTGTTCCCAGGTCAGAGCGGCGGTCGCTTTGAGGACGTCAAAAGCGCCTGGCTCAAGTTGCTTGAGCGGGCGCAGATCGACGGGTTTCGCTGGCACGATATGCGTCACGACTTCGCGTCACGCCTGGTAGTGGCTGGCGTGCCGCTCAACACGGTGCGGGATCTGATGGGGCACGCCGATATCAAAATGACGCTGCGCTACGCTCACTTGGCGCCAGGGACAAAGGCGGCGGCGGTTGAGTTGATTTAG
- a CDS encoding helix-turn-helix domain-containing protein, with translation MSQIAQPTPLSVSVEDAARLVGHSRSGIYEVIAQGELKAFKLGKRRLILVTELKAWIERAAKVGAR, from the coding sequence ATGTCCCAAATTGCTCAACCTACCCCTCTCTCAGTGAGCGTTGAAGACGCTGCGAGGCTAGTCGGTCATTCCCGCTCAGGGATATATGAGGTGATCGCGCAAGGAGAGTTGAAGGCCTTCAAGCTCGGTAAACGCCGTCTAATCCTTGTAACTGAACTCAAAGCTTGGATCGAACGCGCAGCAAAGGTCGGCGCACGGTGA